One Gelria sp. Kuro-4 DNA segment encodes these proteins:
- a CDS encoding L,D-transpeptidase family protein, which produces MYSIVIDVPARLLYLYQGNHQEKSFPVAVGKPETPTPAGTYTIIEKIPYPGGVFGTRWLGLSRRYYGIHGTDAPWLLGQAVSNGCVRMHNADVEYVYDRVEVGTQVRILNLSPEANPGTGGAYVVQPGDSLWLIAGRFGTTVDELAARNHIEPPYIIYPGQKLYLPGSERPPLLRSPAGGPGNNLPCRPPTFARLSAP; this is translated from the coding sequence ATGTACAGCATCGTCATCGACGTGCCGGCGCGCCTGCTCTATCTTTACCAGGGGAACCACCAGGAAAAAAGCTTCCCGGTGGCCGTGGGTAAGCCGGAGACACCCACACCTGCCGGTACCTACACCATCATCGAGAAAATCCCCTACCCGGGCGGCGTCTTCGGCACCCGCTGGCTCGGCCTTTCACGCCGTTACTACGGCATCCACGGTACTGACGCCCCTTGGCTCCTCGGCCAGGCCGTCTCGAACGGCTGCGTCCGTATGCACAATGCAGATGTGGAGTACGTCTATGACCGGGTGGAGGTGGGCACGCAGGTGCGCATCCTGAACCTCAGCCCGGAAGCCAACCCGGGCACAGGCGGCGCGTACGTGGTCCAGCCGGGCGATTCCCTCTGGCTCATCGCCGGACGCTTCGGCACTACCGTCGATGAACTGGCCGCCCGCAACCATATCGAACCGCCCTACATCATCTATCCCGGCCAGAAGCTCTACCTGCCGGGCAGCGAGCGTCCTCCCCTTCTCCGCAGTCCGGCAGGAGGGCCCGGGAACAACTTACCATGCCGGCCTCCTACCTTCGCCCGATTGTCAGCGCCTTGA
- a CDS encoding ABC transporter permease, whose product MNVWHLMKKELRSYLLSPLAWVLLAVYFALGGYFFSGIIIITGQADLTGYFGNMAVTLLFLVPALTMRLWSEEEARGTSRFLLTAPVTVAEVVTAKFLAAFSLMLLAELASLVYVLILWRLGSPDWGTVLASYLGFTLLVAASLAVGLFASSLSSSQMVAGLIGFGLLLLFWVVDWVSSSVPAGLGSVLKAISFPGHLVDFLKGLVVTNHIVFYLSAVVLFLFLAVQSIAKRTWA is encoded by the coding sequence GTGAACGTCTGGCATCTAATGAAGAAGGAGCTCCGGAGTTACCTGCTCTCACCCCTGGCCTGGGTGCTGCTGGCCGTCTATTTTGCCTTGGGCGGTTACTTTTTCTCCGGCATCATTATCATTACCGGCCAGGCGGACCTGACCGGCTACTTCGGCAATATGGCCGTGACCCTGCTCTTTCTGGTGCCGGCGCTCACCATGCGCCTCTGGTCGGAAGAGGAGGCGCGCGGCACCAGCCGTTTCCTCCTGACTGCTCCCGTCACGGTGGCCGAGGTGGTAACGGCCAAGTTTTTGGCCGCCTTCTCCCTGATGCTCCTGGCAGAGCTGGCCAGCCTGGTGTATGTCCTTATCCTCTGGCGCCTGGGCAGCCCCGACTGGGGGACCGTTCTCGCTTCTTACCTGGGCTTTACCCTCCTTGTCGCCGCCTCTTTGGCGGTGGGGCTGTTTGCTTCTTCTCTATCCTCGAGCCAGATGGTGGCCGGGCTGATCGGCTTCGGGCTGCTCCTTCTCTTCTGGGTGGTGGACTGGGTCAGCTCTTCCGTGCCGGCCGGGCTGGGGAGCGTGCTTAAGGCCATCTCCTTCCCCGGGCACCTGGTGGACTTCCTCAAGGGCCTGGTGGTGACGAATCATATCGTATTTTACCTGAGCGCCGTCGTCCTGTTCCTGTTCCTGGCGGTGCAAAGCATTGCCAAACGAACCTGGGCCTAA
- a CDS encoding ABC transporter ATP-binding protein, with translation MIRLQNVTKYYGNQVGVRNLTLTAEPGEILGLLGPNGAGKSTTMGIITGYLPPTAGRVEVLGIDVTEHPREAKKHLGYLPEVPPLYDELTVAEYLGFAAEMKGLRGKRARAAVDKVVLATGLTAMRHRLIAHLSHGYRQRVGLAQAIVNDPAVLVLDEPTSGLDPQQITEIRSLIRELAQERTVILSSHILPEVSMLCRRVAILNHGELVAEDTPENLAQRLAGGRVLTVAVRGPAAEVASLLSELPGVEGVTPAEALEAEACRFTLTVAKDRDVRPELFYALADRRYPLLELSWQSTSLEEIFLNLVTREATSPAAEKEAASK, from the coding sequence GTGATTCGCCTGCAAAATGTAACTAAGTATTACGGCAACCAGGTGGGCGTGCGCAACCTGACGCTCACGGCGGAACCCGGGGAGATTCTCGGGCTCCTGGGGCCGAACGGGGCCGGCAAGTCAACCACCATGGGCATCATCACCGGTTATCTCCCGCCCACCGCGGGGCGCGTGGAGGTACTGGGGATTGATGTGACGGAGCACCCGCGTGAGGCGAAAAAGCACCTGGGCTATTTACCCGAGGTACCGCCGCTCTATGACGAACTTACCGTGGCCGAGTACCTGGGCTTTGCGGCCGAGATGAAGGGGCTGCGCGGCAAAAGGGCGCGCGCGGCGGTGGACAAGGTGGTGCTGGCGACGGGCCTTACCGCCATGCGCCACCGCCTGATCGCCCATCTCTCCCACGGCTACCGGCAGCGGGTCGGTCTGGCCCAGGCTATTGTGAACGATCCGGCTGTCCTGGTGCTGGACGAGCCCACCAGCGGCCTGGACCCGCAGCAGATCACCGAGATCCGCTCCCTCATCCGCGAGCTGGCCCAGGAACGCACGGTGATCTTAAGTTCCCACATCCTGCCGGAGGTGAGCATGCTCTGCCGCCGCGTGGCCATCTTAAACCACGGTGAACTTGTGGCGGAGGACACGCCGGAGAACCTGGCCCAGCGCCTTGCAGGCGGCCGCGTGCTCACAGTGGCGGTGCGCGGGCCGGCGGCGGAGGTGGCATCGCTCCTCAGCGAGCTTCCCGGCGTAGAGGGCGTGACGCCCGCAGAAGCGCTGGAAGCGGAGGCCTGCCGCTTTACCCTTACGGTGGCCAAAGACCGGGACGTCCGCCCTGAGCTCTTCTACGCGCTGGCGGACCGGCGCTATCCGCTCCTCGAACTTAGTTGGCAGAGCACTTCACTCGAGGAGATCTTCCTCAACCTGGTGACCAGGGAGGCAACTTCCCCGGCGGCGGAAAAGGAGGCAGCGTCAAAGTGA
- a CDS encoding GldG family protein: MQLARLWKNLNSAGRGRALQRGSQATLLAVALLVILVCVNVLAGRFPQRFDLTKNGLHTLSPQTKEVLADLKGPVQVTAYVQAGTDTARQIEDLLQQYRAASPKVTTTVVDADKQPAQAKAAGVRLYDTVVVEDAGGRRQVIEPSNMFSLGADMTFSEFRGEQALTRALLKLQSKQSAVLYFLGGHGEVNLSQDASDLKSYLTGEGFTVRELNLAQGQVPADATLVVAAGPTKDLTPAEAGLLKNYVAGGGRLLLLFDPRGTQPALPHWAEVAAAVGVKVANDVAVDPPRSFFADPLTSLPELGEHEITGRLKENNLNVILPRAASLSAAGKDFTFTPLLVTTGQAWGETNFKAKLARDGADVPGPLTLAAAISRPSAPQGAGSGADTTDEQRVAVVVGSSSFITDATFGLQGNADFFTNAVNWLVGQDKLVTIRPKALGTSTIQLTASGARRLLYGTTLGLPAVILAAGATIWLRRRAL, translated from the coding sequence ATGCAGCTTGCGAGACTCTGGAAAAATCTTAACAGCGCCGGCAGGGGCCGGGCGCTGCAGCGCGGGAGCCAGGCCACACTGCTGGCGGTGGCTCTTTTGGTGATACTGGTTTGCGTCAACGTCCTGGCGGGGCGCTTTCCCCAGCGTTTCGATCTCACCAAGAACGGCCTGCACACCCTTTCTCCCCAGACAAAGGAGGTGCTGGCGGACCTGAAGGGGCCGGTGCAGGTGACGGCTTACGTGCAGGCGGGCACGGACACCGCCCGGCAGATTGAGGACCTGCTCCAGCAGTACCGGGCGGCCTCGCCCAAGGTGACGACGACGGTGGTGGATGCCGATAAGCAGCCGGCACAGGCGAAAGCAGCGGGGGTACGCCTCTACGACACGGTGGTGGTGGAGGACGCCGGCGGCCGGCGCCAGGTGATCGAGCCGTCCAACATGTTTTCCTTGGGTGCAGACATGACCTTCAGCGAGTTCCGCGGGGAACAGGCCCTGACCCGCGCGCTCCTTAAACTGCAAAGCAAGCAGTCGGCGGTGCTCTACTTCCTGGGTGGACACGGCGAGGTGAACCTGAGCCAGGATGCGTCGGACCTTAAGAGCTACCTTACGGGCGAAGGCTTCACCGTGCGCGAGCTGAACCTGGCTCAAGGCCAGGTACCCGCCGACGCGACCTTGGTGGTGGCGGCCGGCCCCACCAAGGACCTTACCCCAGCGGAAGCGGGCCTCCTGAAGAACTATGTCGCCGGAGGCGGGCGGCTGCTGCTGCTTTTCGATCCGCGCGGCACGCAGCCGGCCCTGCCTCACTGGGCGGAGGTGGCGGCGGCGGTGGGGGTAAAGGTGGCGAATGACGTGGCTGTAGACCCACCGCGTTCCTTCTTCGCCGATCCGCTCACCTCGCTCCCGGAGCTGGGCGAGCACGAGATCACCGGTCGGCTCAAGGAGAACAACCTGAACGTCATTCTGCCCCGCGCCGCCAGCTTGAGCGCGGCCGGCAAGGACTTCACCTTCACCCCCCTCCTCGTCACCACCGGCCAGGCTTGGGGCGAGACCAACTTTAAGGCTAAGCTCGCCCGCGATGGCGCCGATGTCCCCGGGCCGCTCACCCTGGCAGCGGCCATCTCGCGCCCGAGCGCCCCGCAGGGCGCAGGCAGCGGCGCCGACACCACCGATGAGCAGCGAGTGGCGGTGGTGGTGGGCTCGAGTTCCTTCATCACCGACGCCACCTTTGGCCTTCAGGGCAACGCCGATTTCTTTACCAACGCCGTGAACTGGCTGGTAGGGCAGGATAAGCTCGTGACTATCCGGCCCAAGGCCCTGGGCACCAGCACCATCCAGCTTACCGCGAGCGGCGCCCGGCGCCTGCTCTACGGCACCACCTTGGGCCTGCCGGCCGTAATCTTGGCGGCTGGAGCGACCATCTGGCTGAGGAGGCGGGCGCTATGA
- a CDS encoding aspartate aminotransferase family protein, translating into MAEDKLYSVETAVAQTREEIIKNHREYVNAGLTAMLGLIGFDKHFVRAAGTRVWDEEGGEYLDFLGSYGALNLGHNPPAVLAAIEQVKDLPNMLQAALNPLAGAVARNLAAILPSGLKRAFFGNSGAEAVEGALKLARIATGREKIISCEGSFHGKTLGALSVTGRKKYQEPFRPLLPGCETIPYGNLDLLEAKLKGGDVAAFIVEPVQGEGGIIVPPDGYLKGVRELTQKYGALFIADEVQTGFGRTGYLFGCDYEGVVPDVICLAKSLGGGVMPVSAYVAAEEVWQRAYGSMDKALLHTSTFGGNTWAMAAALAAIQAVVEGRLADQAKEKGEYFLGRLRALQQKYPLLKEVRGRGLFIGLEFNQPEGLLNTLTGGALKNLAHEYQGALVAGELLNKHHIITAYTLNNPNVIRLEPPLIVTKEELDRVVDALEEILSRQKSFLSIAFSAGKNMLGRLTRS; encoded by the coding sequence GTGGCGGAGGACAAACTCTACAGCGTGGAGACTGCTGTCGCACAGACCCGCGAAGAAATCATCAAAAATCACCGTGAGTATGTAAATGCCGGCCTCACCGCCATGCTGGGGCTCATCGGCTTCGACAAGCACTTTGTACGGGCGGCCGGAACGCGTGTCTGGGACGAGGAGGGCGGCGAGTACCTGGACTTTTTGGGGAGTTACGGGGCCCTCAACCTGGGACACAACCCGCCCGCCGTCCTGGCGGCCATCGAGCAGGTGAAGGATCTGCCCAACATGCTGCAGGCGGCGCTGAATCCCCTGGCCGGGGCTGTGGCCCGCAACCTTGCGGCCATCCTGCCGAGCGGCCTTAAACGGGCCTTTTTTGGCAACAGCGGGGCCGAGGCGGTGGAGGGAGCATTGAAGCTGGCCCGCATCGCCACCGGCCGGGAGAAGATTATCTCGTGCGAAGGTTCGTTTCACGGCAAAACCCTGGGCGCACTTTCGGTGACCGGACGCAAAAAATACCAGGAGCCCTTCCGGCCCCTGCTGCCGGGCTGTGAAACCATCCCCTACGGTAACCTGGACCTTCTTGAGGCCAAGCTCAAGGGCGGCGACGTGGCGGCCTTCATTGTGGAACCCGTCCAGGGCGAGGGCGGGATCATTGTGCCCCCCGACGGCTACCTAAAGGGCGTGCGAGAGCTGACGCAGAAGTACGGGGCGCTCTTCATTGCCGATGAGGTGCAGACCGGCTTTGGGCGCACAGGGTACCTCTTTGGCTGCGACTACGAAGGCGTGGTCCCGGACGTGATCTGCCTGGCCAAGTCTTTGGGCGGGGGCGTGATGCCCGTGAGCGCTTACGTGGCGGCGGAGGAGGTTTGGCAACGCGCCTACGGCAGCATGGACAAGGCGCTGCTGCACACCTCCACCTTCGGCGGCAATACCTGGGCCATGGCGGCGGCCCTGGCCGCCATCCAGGCGGTGGTAGAGGGAAGGCTCGCCGACCAGGCCAAAGAGAAGGGCGAATACTTTCTGGGCCGCCTGCGCGCCCTGCAACAAAAATACCCCTTATTAAAGGAGGTCCGGGGGCGGGGGCTTTTTATCGGGCTTGAGTTCAACCAGCCGGAGGGGCTGCTCAACACGCTGACCGGCGGCGCCTTGAAGAACCTGGCCCACGAATACCAGGGGGCGCTGGTGGCCGGGGAACTGCTCAACAAGCACCACATCATCACCGCCTATACCCTGAACAACCCCAATGTCATCCGGCTGGAGCCGCCGCTTATCGTGACAAAAGAAGAGCTCGACCGGGTGGTGGACGCCTTGGAAGAGATCCTGAGCCGCCAAAAGAGCTTCCTTTCCATCGCCTTCAGCGCCGGTAAAAATATGCTGGGCCGGCTTACACGCTCCTAG
- a CDS encoding helix-turn-helix domain-containing protein, with amino-acid sequence MTEKSLKDLITAAQKGDKEAAAEIVRRFLPVLKKYSRRLNGEETFSDLVLWLMTAIHQYEPEAAPEESRGGASAEKKDDGGY; translated from the coding sequence ATGACTGAGAAGAGCCTGAAAGATCTGATAACCGCGGCGCAAAAAGGGGATAAGGAAGCTGCCGCCGAGATCGTCCGCCGCTTTCTCCCGGTACTGAAAAAGTACAGCCGACGCTTAAACGGCGAGGAGACTTTCTCCGATCTCGTCCTTTGGCTGATGACCGCCATCCACCAGTACGAACCGGAGGCGGCGCCGGAAGAAAGCCGCGGCGGGGCGTCAGCAGAGAAAAAGGACGACGGGGGTTATTAA
- a CDS encoding sigma-70 family RNA polymerase sigma factor: MQPAPEEKKNHPEPGAADTRAAYLDFLMRRYGDQVLKLAYFYLKDYHLAEDAAQEVFLKAFRRLDGFRGESAPGTWLYRITVNICLDYLRRAGRRRLFSMLGPAADDEGAPAPEALFLSAEEKNQLLQAVLRLPLKYRAVIVLRYFHDLENSEIAAILGLSPGNVRVRLFRAHALLRTYLDEGGGSGGGKRPGGTP, from the coding sequence TTGCAGCCGGCACCCGAAGAGAAGAAAAACCACCCCGAGCCGGGGGCCGCCGACACGCGCGCGGCCTACCTGGATTTCCTCATGCGCCGCTACGGTGATCAGGTGCTGAAGTTGGCTTACTTTTATCTTAAAGACTACCACCTGGCCGAGGATGCGGCACAGGAGGTTTTTCTGAAAGCCTTTCGCCGCCTGGACGGTTTCCGGGGGGAGAGCGCGCCCGGTACCTGGCTGTACCGGATCACCGTAAATATCTGCCTGGACTACCTGCGCCGCGCCGGCCGGCGGCGCCTCTTTTCCATGCTGGGGCCGGCTGCCGATGACGAAGGAGCACCGGCGCCCGAGGCGCTCTTTTTGTCAGCCGAAGAAAAAAATCAGCTGCTGCAGGCGGTGCTGCGTCTGCCGCTCAAGTACAGGGCGGTTATTGTATTACGTTATTTCCATGATTTGGAAAATAGCGAGATAGCGGCCATATTGGGGCTCAGCCCGGGCAATGTGCGCGTGCGGCTTTTCCGCGCGCATGCGCTCCTTAGGACGTACCTGGACGAAGGAGGTGGTTCAGGTGGGGGAAAGAGACCTGGAGGAACGCCTTAG
- a CDS encoding alpha/beta-type small acid-soluble spore protein: MARGSWNKRQHVVPEAHQAMDNFKYEVAAELGIPVYQGSEDYWGDIPSRDCGAVGGHMVRKMIEMAEQALNSKVSR, encoded by the coding sequence ATGGCACGTGGGAGCTGGAACAAGAGGCAGCACGTTGTTCCCGAGGCTCACCAAGCCATGGACAACTTTAAGTACGAGGTGGCGGCAGAGCTGGGGATTCCAGTATATCAGGGCTCCGAGGACTACTGGGGCGACATTCCCTCCCGCGACTGCGGCGCGGTGGGCGGCCACATGGTGCGCAAGATGATCGAGATGGCGGAACAGGCCTTAAACAGTAAGGTCAGTAGGTAG
- a CDS encoding BhlA/UviB family holin-like peptide gives MDLEIFRLAASQGLWAVLFVALLFWTLKENSKRESRHQEILNGLAAKLAVLENIEDRLDHIGTALLSAEIVWQRQDMCTRLGAPHPLMYTAPPGECPEPNPRPPQV, from the coding sequence ATGGACCTTGAGATCTTCAGGCTGGCAGCCTCCCAGGGCCTGTGGGCGGTACTTTTTGTCGCCCTCCTCTTCTGGACCCTCAAAGAGAACAGCAAGCGCGAAAGTCGCCACCAGGAGATTCTAAACGGCTTGGCTGCAAAACTCGCCGTTCTCGAAAACATCGAAGACAGGCTGGACCATATTGGCACTGCCCTCTTAAGCGCCGAGATCGTCTGGCAGCGGCAGGACATGTGCACCCGCCTGGGTGCACCGCACCCCCTAATGTATACTGCTCCGCCTGGCGAATGCCCGGAACCGAACCCACGGCCGCCACAGGTCTAG
- a CDS encoding DMT family transporter has translation MKLIPLAIAAAAGLTMAVQGSLNAALGKVIGLWEATLVVHALGVAAALLFFLRLGDGQLAQITRAPWYTLLGGILSVLIIYGVATSIPKLGVATATTAIIVGQTLTALFIDHLGCFGLDKVPFTWLKLLGVVFLAAGAWLLLAKSVSS, from the coding sequence GTGAAACTCATTCCGCTCGCCATCGCTGCTGCCGCCGGCCTGACCATGGCCGTCCAAGGCTCACTCAATGCCGCGTTAGGCAAGGTGATCGGCCTCTGGGAGGCCACCCTGGTGGTGCACGCCCTGGGCGTGGCGGCGGCGCTTCTTTTTTTCTTGCGCCTGGGTGACGGGCAGCTGGCTCAGATCACCCGTGCGCCCTGGTACACCCTGCTGGGCGGTATCCTCAGCGTGCTGATCATTTACGGCGTAGCCACCAGTATTCCCAAGCTCGGCGTGGCCACGGCCACCACGGCCATCATCGTCGGCCAGACGCTTACGGCGCTGTTCATCGACCACCTGGGTTGCTTTGGGTTGGACAAGGTGCCCTTTACCTGGCTCAAACTCCTGGGGGTGGTCTTTTTGGCGGCCGGTGCCTGGCTCCTCTTGGCCAAGTCCGTTTCCTCTTAG
- a CDS encoding DUF4340 domain-containing protein, translated as MKRWLLVLGVLALAVALGAFTLYSPAARKKEQLPNPKLFSFAGDDVAEFTIAGPDGSFTLKRTAEQPAPRWEQAAPEKAPVEAAEASFYADQLAGLTADRELEVDHPDLAQYGLTKPELTVTVKLRDGAQHVLYVGAEAPVAMARYVTTDAKNRVYLLSSFTADQLKKKPADFWPQPKTSTPSEAGKAAETGQK; from the coding sequence ATGAAGCGCTGGCTGCTTGTTTTGGGTGTGCTCGCCCTGGCTGTGGCCCTGGGTGCCTTCACCCTGTACAGCCCGGCGGCGCGTAAAAAAGAGCAGCTTCCAAACCCCAAACTCTTCAGTTTCGCCGGCGACGACGTTGCCGAGTTCACCATCGCCGGCCCCGACGGGAGCTTTACGCTCAAACGGACCGCCGAACAGCCGGCGCCGCGCTGGGAACAGGCGGCGCCGGAGAAGGCGCCCGTGGAGGCGGCCGAGGCCTCCTTCTATGCCGACCAACTGGCCGGCCTTACGGCCGACCGGGAACTTGAGGTCGATCACCCGGACCTGGCCCAGTACGGCCTGACCAAGCCTGAACTTACAGTGACGGTTAAGCTCAGAGACGGTGCGCAGCACGTCCTCTATGTCGGAGCCGAGGCGCCGGTGGCCATGGCGCGCTACGTCACCACTGACGCTAAAAACCGGGTGTATCTTCTTTCCAGTTTCACCGCCGACCAGCTCAAGAAAAAACCCGCCGACTTCTGGCCGCAGCCGAAGACGTCCACCCCCTCCGAGGCGGGAAAGGCGGCCGAAACAGGGCAAAAGTGA
- a CDS encoding ABC transporter substrate-binding protein, with amino-acid sequence MKKWIGAALALLLVVSLAGCGAASQKPAQVDGDRAPGTTSLTITLPTWTGYGPLFLAKDKGFFAKHGLDVKLTVVQGLAERKQALAGNQVQGMATAQDVQVTLAAAGLPIKVVWALDESAGGDGILAKDDIKSVADLKGKTVALEVGSTSHLFLLTALQQAGLSDQDVKIAQMSAADAGAAFVSGKVDAAVTWEPWLSKAVAQKKGHVLLSSQDLPGIIVDSVSLRSDFVAAHPEAVQGFVAALAEAMDYYKANPDEAAALMAKGLGIEVKEFTDTAQGLHFFDAAGNKAFFGTPEKPGGLYATTEKAAAFYKDQKLIDTAPQAAAVIDPTFVNKL; translated from the coding sequence ATGAAAAAGTGGATCGGTGCGGCGCTGGCCCTGCTGCTCGTGGTGAGCTTGGCCGGCTGTGGCGCCGCGTCGCAAAAGCCCGCGCAGGTGGACGGTGACCGGGCGCCGGGCACCACCAGCCTTACCATCACGCTGCCGACCTGGACGGGTTACGGCCCGCTCTTTCTGGCTAAAGACAAAGGCTTCTTTGCCAAGCACGGCCTGGATGTCAAGCTCACTGTGGTGCAGGGCCTGGCCGAGCGCAAGCAGGCGCTGGCCGGCAACCAGGTGCAGGGCATGGCTACGGCACAGGACGTGCAGGTGACGCTGGCGGCGGCGGGCCTGCCTATCAAGGTGGTCTGGGCGCTGGATGAGTCGGCCGGCGGCGACGGCATCCTGGCTAAGGACGACATCAAGAGCGTAGCCGACCTGAAGGGCAAGACGGTGGCCCTGGAGGTAGGTTCCACCAGCCACCTTTTCCTCCTCACCGCCCTGCAGCAGGCCGGCCTTAGCGACCAGGACGTCAAGATCGCTCAGATGAGCGCCGCCGATGCGGGGGCGGCTTTCGTGTCCGGCAAGGTGGATGCGGCCGTCACCTGGGAGCCCTGGCTGAGTAAGGCCGTGGCGCAGAAGAAGGGCCACGTGCTCCTCTCCTCGCAAGATCTCCCGGGTATCATCGTGGACAGCGTCAGCCTGCGCAGCGACTTTGTGGCGGCGCACCCGGAGGCCGTGCAGGGCTTCGTAGCGGCGCTGGCCGAGGCCATGGACTACTACAAGGCGAATCCGGATGAGGCCGCCGCCCTTATGGCCAAAGGGCTGGGCATCGAGGTTAAGGAGTTCACCGACACCGCCCAGGGCCTCCACTTCTTCGACGCGGCCGGCAACAAGGCGTTCTTCGGCACGCCGGAGAAACCAGGCGGCCTTTACGCCACCACCGAAAAAGCGGCCGCCTTCTACAAGGACCAGAAGCTGATCGATACCGCCCCCCAAGCGGCCGCTGTCATTGACCCCACCTTCGTGAATAAGCTCTAG
- a CDS encoding iron-containing alcohol dehydrogenase family protein, with the protein MQLTPAPGRYVRQAGALKNCGTWMKLWGGRPLIVGGETALKVAGAVLTQSLVESGLEPAGTLWYGGQCSAANIQRVARAARSQKADLLVGVGGGRALDTVKAAAAELNLPLVTVPTIAATCAAWTSVAVHYSDDGVFIALKPAVSPALVVVDTDIVAHAPVRLLSAGMGDTLAKWVELAATFTPEKRNAATEAAHTLARLTLDVLFRSGAAARRAALAGATTPALEEVIDAIILLSGSVSGYGGDACRTAAAHAIYSGLTVLPAVHRLYHGELVAFGVLAQLALEGKAATEVQDYLAFLAGAGLPITLAEIGLAGVSRSDLEKVAATSVEVEDMFNMPYPVTPPMVLDALYQADAWGKKWHEEEDRR; encoded by the coding sequence GTGCAGCTGACACCGGCCCCCGGCCGCTACGTGCGGCAGGCAGGGGCGCTTAAGAATTGTGGAACCTGGATGAAGCTCTGGGGCGGGCGCCCGCTGATTGTCGGCGGTGAGACCGCCTTAAAGGTGGCCGGCGCGGTCCTCACGCAAAGCCTGGTGGAAAGCGGCCTGGAGCCGGCCGGGACCCTTTGGTACGGCGGGCAGTGCTCGGCTGCCAACATCCAGCGCGTGGCCCGGGCGGCCCGTTCCCAGAAGGCTGACCTCCTGGTGGGCGTAGGCGGCGGGAGGGCCCTTGACACGGTGAAGGCCGCAGCGGCGGAACTCAATCTGCCGCTGGTCACAGTACCCACCATCGCGGCCACCTGTGCGGCCTGGACCAGTGTGGCCGTGCACTACAGCGACGACGGCGTGTTTATCGCCTTGAAACCGGCCGTCAGTCCGGCCCTGGTGGTGGTGGATACGGACATCGTCGCCCACGCGCCGGTACGCCTCCTGAGCGCCGGGATGGGGGATACGCTGGCCAAGTGGGTGGAGCTGGCAGCCACCTTCACCCCGGAGAAAAGGAACGCCGCCACCGAAGCGGCCCACACGCTGGCCCGCCTTACCCTGGACGTCCTCTTTCGCTCCGGGGCCGCCGCCCGGCGCGCCGCGTTGGCGGGGGCGACCACGCCCGCGCTCGAAGAGGTGATCGACGCCATCATCCTCCTTTCCGGTTCGGTGAGCGGTTACGGCGGCGACGCCTGCCGCACCGCCGCGGCCCACGCCATCTACTCCGGCCTCACTGTACTGCCGGCCGTCCACCGCTTGTACCACGGTGAGCTGGTGGCCTTCGGCGTGCTGGCCCAGCTGGCGCTGGAAGGAAAGGCCGCGACCGAGGTGCAGGATTACCTGGCGTTTTTGGCCGGGGCGGGGCTTCCCATCACCCTGGCGGAGATCGGCCTCGCCGGGGTGAGCCGGTCCGACCTTGAGAAGGTGGCCGCCACCTCGGTCGAGGTGGAAGATATGTTCAACATGCCTTACCCGGTGACGCCCCCCATGGTCCTCGACGCACTGTACCAGGCCGATGCCTGGGGCAAAAAATGGCATGAGGAGGAAGATAGGCGATGA